In Sphaeramia orbicularis chromosome 9, fSphaOr1.1, whole genome shotgun sequence, the sequence aagggttaagtcaccATTGTCTTTAATTTTGCAAGATAGTGTGTCTAGGCATTGTAGTGCTTGTACTATGcacatataagtcatgttttcttttctttaaactgttcatttaaatgcttttattttggattTTCCATATCTGGTGACTTTTGATATTTGGACATTTCCTGTTCTGTCTCATAAACCTTTTGCCTTAAATAAAAGGAATAAATGGGAATATTGccataatttattttaatttagctGTAAAATGCAAGATTGTTTCTGCTTAGGTCTCTGCACATGTAAATGCACATTACCTCAACAATGTTTAacatttttgcacatctttttaaTACCACAATCTCTGCAAATGACTTTTGTAGCCACTTTATTTAACTAGTGCCGCTTGGAAAATGGAAAATTGTGCCTTTTTTGGTCATGTCCACTGGGTTGGCTCCTGGGTCCTCTGTCACCTTTGTGTCCTGGAGCTCACAACAATGCAGATGTGATCTGTAAGCATAATTTACTTGTGTGGCTCTAACAGTCCCTGCACCATTTGTCTTCACAGCAGTTGTTACAGTCAATCAACACAGTTTGATGACTTTTTGGGGAAAGGCAGCACATGCACACCATGATCCAAGCTGTCTCTAGGGGATAAAAAGACTCTAATGTACAGTATTTGACACAGTTTTCCCCATTAAGTATCCTGCAGGGTATCTTTTTCAGTCGTGTACAGAGCAGGAATGTCCTGAGGATGTATTACTCCGACAGTCATATGCCTGAGCTATGGGCAGTGGATCAGGTATCTGTCCAGGACTGCCAATGTCCTCGTCTCGTTTTAGCTCAGGAGGTTAGGGCTTAGACTGGATTAAAACAGTCGGCACATTGGCCTGTAGTCGCGGTCAGAGATATAGGATATGTTGGCGTCATCACGGTCATTCAAGAACACCAAGAGGACCACGGCTTGGCAAATGGGTCATCATACTGTCCTGCTGGGTCACAGGGCACGTAAATCTGAAATGTCAAAGAGGGCTGTAGCTTGTGTTTCTGATACTCATTTAACTTGGCTTATACACATGTTTTTAACATTTAATACATCTAAATAAACCTTTTTTATAACGTAACTAAACCCAACCGACCTCTCTGATCCGACCTGCAATTAACCTTTAAGTTTATTTCTTTTCTTGCAGAAAGGTTCAAAAAGGGAAGAAAGCAAGTCAGATGGGCAGCTGGACTTTGAGGAGTTTGTTCATTATTTGCAAGATTATGAGAAAGACCTGAAGCTGGTGGTGAAGAGTCTGGACAGGAAGAATGCAGGTAAGAATAAGCTACAGTAGCTGAGCTGAGGTTTTAGTAGGGTGGGTTTCATTTTCTGTCAGTGGTTTTACTCTGAATTTCTTGGTTTCTTTAAGGTCAAGTTGATCCCAAGGAATTCATGCAGTCTCTTCGGGACCTCGGCGTGCATATTTCCCTTCAGCAGGCAAAGGAAGTCCTTAAAAGGTACCCAGTTCTCCTGTTTTCTCTCTCAGGAGTGACTGATGTAGGACTGCAACATCTTAATTTTGctttctttgtcttttgcagCATGGATAAGAACGGCATGATTACAATCAGCAGCAAAGACTGGAGCAAGTACGCCATGGTGGAGAAGACTGACAACATCCCTGAGATCATCCTCTACTGGAAACACTCCACGGTTAGTTCACACTTTGTTTCCTGACAAGGAAGTAAATCTTACAGGCGGTTTCACAAAGATAGGCTATAAAAGTTTTTTTATCATAACAGTAGTCAGACATCAGGAAGGTGTCTAAATATATTTTTGCACAAAACCGACAAGTTCCCTGCTATTTTAAATAGTACTAATTAGCTTTTAATTCTTGGACTTTTTCAAACCAGAGAACTTGACTAGTGAATTTCTCAAATCACGCAACGGAACAAAAGGAAGTGTTAACAGATTTATAACCTTTCAAAGATTGTTTAATGGATAACTTTAGataaagtattaaaaataaatataatctgGAACACGTTGAGATCCTCATGTTCATGTTTGTCCTCTTCTAAATCATTAAAGTGATACTTTGAGAAACGCTATCGACCAAATAATCAATTGGCTGATAAACTGACAGTGAAAATAATCATTGGTTGCACCTCAAGATAAACTGTCGGACTATACTAGTCTAAAGAGTTGTGATGTGTGGTTTAACtcttcttggggaaaaaaaaattaggctGTAATTGTCCACTGTTCCAGAAAATTCCTCTGTTCTAATGAGAACTGTGCCCTGTTGTCCTAAGTCTTTAATCCAATAACACTGTCTGTGTTTCAGTAACTGTATCACTCCAAGTGGAAAAAGCAGGTCAATTAAAAAGAACATTCCCTAAAAAGGTTCCCCAGCATAAGTCGTGCGTCATCAATTAAGCGCTATTAGATTCATTTATCCCCTTCCAGAGGGGATTATGTCTGAAGGATTGGGAATTTTGTCTCGCTGTTACGTAAAAGGGCCCATTGAGAGCAGCTCCCACAGGTCGGTGAGCTCAGGTGTTCAAGCACAGGTTATTTAAAAAAGCCATGCCATCTAATGGGTTGTGCAGTCTTGGCTTGGCATGAGGGGCCCACGGGGTGTTCCAGGTCCTGAAATAGAGCTGGCGCTCCCCTCCAGGAGGCCCAAGACCAGCTGGAAATGAGCGGTGGAATCTTTACATCTCCCAATGAGGACAAAGTGATAAATTGGTTAAATATCAGTGCAGTAAAGTTACGTAAAGGTGATCACACAAAATGGAAGGTGAACTTAAATGACTTATAAGATACAAGAAatgtactgtgttttttttttttctcagagtaTTTATGTCATAATCCACCGCTGCAGGTTCAGGTCCACTTGTCAGTTTGCCTCTCCTGACCCAGATCATTTCCAAATGAGACTCCTGTGTTCTCCGACCTTTACTCAGAGCCTCATTTGATAAGTTCACGGCTCAGTTTACAAAGTAGTACAGCGGCTTTATGATAAATCTCAACCCCCCACGGCACTGCCATTGCTCAATGATGACTTGGTTTAACTTTTACTGTCCCACAGGCTCCTGTTGAGACAAGTTTTCACACCAACTAGATGTTTGAGCCTATGAAACACAGCAACTGacactcacatgtttgacaccccagtggaagaacttttttttttttttttcaaagttttatCCTTTTTACCTCTAGATGATTGGCTCTAAATCCAGAACCTGCCCTCTTTATGTTGGAATAATTGACAAACCTTTGTGATTGAACTGCTCTAGCATTTGGTCTCTTTATGGTtacagtttatttcctgttttatattTGCTGGGTGCTCGCAGATGCCTCGTGTGGTTAGAATACACTTCCTCTTCATCTTTAAGAAGTCTTGCTGGGAAATCCAACCTTATTTTCGATTTCTGCAAATAAAAACCTAAATCAACCCTGAAACTAGTCAGTAGTTCAAATAAATGCACTTGTAAAATTCACCAATTTCAAAATacaagaagaaataaaaataaaaccaaccCACTAAACTATCTTCTGTCCTCCAGTAAGGGTTTTCTTCTTTATATCTAATGGCTCTACTCTCTACTTGTTTAGATCTTCGATGTGGGTGAGAACCTTATGGTGCCCGATGAGTTCACCACAGAGGAGAAGCTGACAGGAATGTGGTGGAGGCATCTGGTCGCCGGTGGAGGAGCTGGAGCCGTTTCCAGAACCTGCACGGCACCTCTGGACCGACTCAAAGTCATGATGCAGGtaagaggagagaaaaaaaactggGATCTAATGGGGATATGTGGAAAAATGTGCCGTGGGAACTGAGCAGTGTGTGTGAAGGAAGAGGTGGAAATTCTTATCTCGGTCAGAACAGAGTAGGACAAAGTGTAACGGGGACTTAGTCAAGCGGAGAGcagaaagtatgaaaataaatgcTCTGTTCAGTTGCAAAGACAAATATGTGGATGTGCATTTCAAGCTCAAACTGAACGTCCCATTACCTTGAAAATGGAAAGTATTTGGGGTTTACAATGATAGAAGACTGAAAGGTGAAAACTCTTACAGACAAAACCACATTGTTAGGCAATTATAAGGAGGTTAACTCatattttttggccaaattgtgatatctgcataactttactctcctaacactgctcaATCATTTTCACAATTTTGACAAAAATATGACGTAGGCAATTGTTCTGAGGCCAACAACCTGCAGGTTTTCGATGCCATAAATGTACAACATGAGGATGATCAGGAATCACCCGACATCTAAAAGAAAGACCAAAGCTTTAATGACAAAACCCCATGACAGCATGGTTAACATTTTATTATCACATCATTTTTCACATACTTGTAACTGGACACGAAGACCACAGGACTTGTAAGGTTTCCTCATATGTTGACCTCTTCACCTTCCACGTGACTGTAGGATGTACAGTACGTTTCCATTGAGTCAAACTGGGCTGAAGCGTTTTAATCAAGCAGCGATTAATATATGACTAAATGATCAACGATAAGCGCATAACTTTGTACTTTGAGAGGGAGCTCCTTTCATAACAGCAGCCGACAGTGGCTCAACAATGAAATTTCTCAACAGGGTCATAAACGAGTTAATGTTTAGGTGTGGTGTGTGTCAGAACGCAGTCCAGGGGTCGATTATTTAAGCCAAGCCACGTCTTCAACCAATGGCAGCTCATGAATGCTCGTCACACCCGCGGCTGCGTAATCTCGAGCTTAATCTACCGTCAGCGCCCATTCACAATCTGTGTCGATGACCCCGTAGCTGCGTCAACTGCCAACTTTTGACATGATCTATTTAACTTTGCCCCTATTGGATTTTGATTAGCTCTTTTGTTATTTTCCAAACAGTTCATCAAACAGACCTTGATACGACCTAGTTCTGGGGTTCAAGAGTCTTAGTCTACGTGCAAGAATTCACTTTGCAACAGTTGGGGGAGTGGGCACACAAgttcactgaagaaaaaaaactgtggGACTTCATGAATTATTTCCTGTCTGTTTCAGAGTTTAATATCTATGTCCTGTTTGTTCTCAGGTTTATGGATCCAGAACCAACAACATGTGCATCATGAGCGGGCTGACGCAGATGATTAAAGAAGGCGGAATGAGGTCGTTGTGGAGAGGCAACGGAGTCAACGTCATCAAAATCGCCCCCGAGTCGGCCCTTAAATTCATGGCATACGAGCAGGTGAGATGAGTGAAAAGCGAGCACTGAGGCGCAAACGTGTTACACCGTCCTTTTATTTACCAACGTTGTGTCTCTTACACTGTAGATTAAACGCTTAATCGGCAGTGATAAGGAGACCCTGAGCATCTTGGAGCGGTTTGTCGCCGGGTCTCTGGCTGGAGTCATCGCCCAGAGCTCCATCTACCCCATGGAGGTGAGCATCGCTAAAGTCTGGCCCACGTTTCAGTTCCAGTCCGTCCTTTTACAATCGTTTTAATTCTACTCGATGTGTCGTCAGGTGCTGAAAACTCGTCTGGCTCTGAGGAAAACGGGCCAGTACTCTGGAATTGCGGACTGTGCGAAGCAGATTTTCAGGAGAGAAGGACTCGGAGCGTTTTACAAAGGCTACGTCCCCAACATGCTGGGCATCATCCCCTACGCAGGCATCGACCTGGCTGTGTATGAGGTGAGTCCGCCTCATGTTTTACCTGGAAACTGTAGTTgagattcttaaaaaaaaaaaaaacatgaagtgcTTGAAGACTCTTTAGTAGATGCAATAACTTTATTTGCTGCAAAAAAGTAATAAGTTAGAACTGTTTTTGTGTGAAAGTTTTTAGCAGTTTTGTAAAATGGCATGTAGCTGAATAGGTTCTTTTACAGGATGTCTTACATTTCACTTCTTTTCTACTCAGACTTTAAAGAACAGCTACCTGCAGCAGTACGGTACCAACAGCAGCGACCCTGGCGTCTTCGTCCTTCTGGCCTGCGGCGCCGTCTCCAGCACTTGCGGTCAACTCGCCAGCTACCCCCTGGCTCTGGTCCGAACCCGCATGCAAGCACAAGGTGAGGCCTCGAGTCCCAACACGAATGTACAAGGGTTCAGTCATACTAGAGGAAATGGGGGTTATTATTTTGATAGGAAATATCAGTGACTGAGAAATGATGGCACAAACCACACCTCATCACTTCAGTGAAACtttatccttcagtttatcacaaacctTCAGCattagaatagatctttattgtcactgttacaggaacaatgaaaatctgtttagcagcaaaaagaccgtataaaaatatcacacacaaTACTGAAAAGAATTGggaatatacaaaaactacaaagataaaatattaaatatacaaagagctaactctatactacagatagtAAATATGTACAACATAAAGATGTAttgaaggtaaaattaaaaacaaggacAACTAGAGAAGAATCTAAGACGTAGAAGAATGAAGCTGCAGGAAATAGAAAAACTAATACAAATGTGACTCATTAAGACTTAAGTTCAGTTACAAAGTCTATCACATACCACTGATTAGATAAGTAGATAgttagactttattgattccaaactgggaaattgcagtacagtagcagcagtagtatgGCACACAGAAAAAATAGAACATATGAAACACACTATACAGAATAATtatgtgtttaaaaaataaaaaataaaaacaatctggacTATGTTTATGATTGAGGTTTTAATATCGGACGGAGGCATTATTATcctctaagacccaggaaatgtcagcaaagtacaagctttttttgttttttattaaataagtgcctgtattggaaacatcatgatgcaacagtttttttcaggtgcagtttttaaaatttttatggaatgtcctttgtggtggacagttttattctttttttttttttataaggttgtgaaactcttgtccactaatatggacagaaaacccatagctgggtcttaggaggttattattattattattattaagaagcaGGTTATGGTCATGATGAGGCTGacttattttctgtgttttggttTATTTGATCTGAGCTGCTGTGTATTTGGAACAGCCCGTTGTAGTCCAATGACTGACTGCATCTTGTGTTCATCCTTGCAGCCGTGTCGGAGGGCAGCCAGCAGGTGTCGATGACCGGTCTGTTCAGGCAGATCCTGCAGACAGAGGGGCCCACGGGGCTCTACAGAGGCCTGGCCCCCAACTTCCTCAAAGTCATCCCCGCCGTCAGCATCAGCTACGTCGTGTACGAGCACCTGAAGACACAGCTGGGGGTGACGTCGCGCTGAAGTACAGCACGTGGCGCCCCCCCCTCCCCGTCCTCCCACTCAAACATCCCAACACCTCCACCCcgcccccccttcctcctcctcctcccagggCTCGTGCTAGGGAATCCCAGGGACCTTGTGGCCCCTGAGGGTTCGTGGAGCCATCTCATTCTGTGAATGTCAGCTGACGAAAGAAGAGAGCTTTGGCAAAGGCCAAGGTGGAGGTTAGGTTATGGACTCTGTGAGCTCAGGTTGTCAGAAAAACTGCTGCTATTTTTGTTGTAAAGCTAACAGAAACACGTGGAATGTCAGCCAATGTAAATCAAGGACCAAATGTatactgtttttgtctttttgtgttaaGGTGCCTGAGcaaatgtcttgttttttttttttttttcacatcgagACATTGTAAGCTCTGATCACTCAGTTTATGATGCACCAACGCCcctgtaatgcaaaaaaaaaagagagactgcATCATATCAGGGTATATTTGCACAGATACAGCATTAATAATATATACGGCTTCTGGCTGTAGGACTAGATGTGTTCCTAATGGGGAGGATTTTTGCACACGAGTGAGTCTGAAGTCTCCACCCCTGTCCTGAATGAATGCAATGATGGATGATGAGGATTTTCTCTACGACTATTTATTCCCATccatatatttattgtttttagtgacTCGAAAAGGAGGCTGCACTGTCTGGGAGCGTTAAAGGGCTTTTTAACTTAAGTGCGATTGTATTCAACTGACAGTGAAACACTAAATGTAGGGCTTTGGAGTCGCTGTGGATGAAATACTTGTTGCTGTGTCTGTTTTGTTGGTGTCAGATCTTCTGTTATAAACTAATGTGAATAGGTGCCCTTTAACAGGAAGAATGGCTTAATGTTCACCTCAGGTTTAAAGGCAAGGTATTGTTTAATTCACACagataggactttttttttttttttgcattttcaggcTTTACACGTTTATACTTGGAATAAGGGCAAAACATGAGCGACATAATGCACTTTAATCAGCACTGGAAGGGCGTCTGAATGTCATTAATCCAGGTATTAAGATTCaattttttgttaatgttttagtattttaaaggaccattattttgatgcaaataaatgcaaattTTCCTGTAATACTGAGGTGTCTGTCTTCATTTTGTACTGAAATGGTAGAATTAATGGCTTGATTTATTGGTGAGACACTAAGCAAAACTAAACAACTAACAAACTTAATCCAGAGTTTCCAgtcaatttataaaaaaaaaaaaaggaattttgaGAACTCATTTTCCAGATCAGGTACTCAGACTTTGAAGTACGATAAGGGTTTGGTGCTAAAAATGATGCATTTGTGCATAAATTTAAGCTTCATAGCATTAGAATCCTTAGGAAATGACTGATTAAATAGTTTTGAAAGTATATGAAATTAATTATTCTGTGAAAATAAACGACTTAATATTAAATTAAGTCCACATCTGAAACAGCTGCAGGAATTTTGTTGGTAAAAATCCTGATAGTCACAtgataatttttcacaaaaacagTTAAATTAGGCTCAAGGGTGTGTTTTTTCCCCTtcattctgatgcaaaaaataaTCTGCAAATCCTTATTTTTAAGCTTCTTTAAAGGTTTTAGAACTTTTTTCACCTCTGACTCTGAAATTCATAAAACAGAATTAATGCC encodes:
- the LOC115425823 gene encoding calcium-binding mitochondrial carrier protein SCaMC-2-A-like encodes the protein MLGLCLYVPVSNSDPVEVEYFESNGLPSELKSLFTQLSVFLPSQEFSSYQRWREKGSKREESKSDGQLDFEEFVHYLQDYEKDLKLVVKSLDRKNAGQVDPKEFMQSLRDLGVHISLQQAKEVLKSMDKNGMITISSKDWSKYAMVEKTDNIPEIILYWKHSTIFDVGENLMVPDEFTTEEKLTGMWWRHLVAGGGAGAVSRTCTAPLDRLKVMMQVYGSRTNNMCIMSGLTQMIKEGGMRSLWRGNGVNVIKIAPESALKFMAYEQIKRLIGSDKETLSILERFVAGSLAGVIAQSSIYPMEVLKTRLALRKTGQYSGIADCAKQIFRREGLGAFYKGYVPNMLGIIPYAGIDLAVYETLKNSYLQQYGTNSSDPGVFVLLACGAVSSTCGQLASYPLALVRTRMQAQAVSEGSQQVSMTGLFRQILQTEGPTGLYRGLAPNFLKVIPAVSISYVVYEHLKTQLGVTSR